The proteins below come from a single uncultured Dethiosulfovibrio sp. genomic window:
- a CDS encoding NYN domain-containing protein, whose protein sequence is MADLDIIQPRLAVLIDADNASPSITEPLLAEVAKYGVASVKRIYGDWTTPNLVGWKSVLLEHSIQPIQQFRYTVGKNATDSAMIIDAMDLLFTNHFDAFCLVSSDSDFTRLAARIREAGLMVYGFGEKKTPKPFVSACDKFIYTEVIAVKEDAQPAIRKKTSEELKGDTQLVNLLRSALEAASDDTGWAQLGTVGSNIAKQSPEFDPRNYGYGKLGALASAIGIFEVDERVQSDGHSRVIYIRNLPKGGKPKTARKPRRRKQG, encoded by the coding sequence ATGGCAGACTTGGATATAATACAGCCCAGGCTGGCGGTGCTCATAGACGCCGATAACGCAAGTCCCTCTATAACCGAGCCGTTGCTTGCGGAAGTGGCCAAATACGGAGTTGCCAGCGTGAAGAGGATATACGGAGACTGGACAACCCCTAATCTAGTGGGATGGAAGAGCGTGCTTTTAGAACACTCGATACAGCCTATACAGCAGTTCAGGTACACAGTGGGAAAAAACGCCACCGACAGCGCCATGATAATAGACGCTATGGACCTGCTTTTCACCAACCATTTTGACGCGTTCTGTCTGGTCTCCAGCGACAGCGATTTCACCCGCCTTGCGGCCAGAATAAGGGAAGCGGGGCTTATGGTCTACGGTTTTGGGGAGAAGAAGACGCCTAAACCTTTCGTATCAGCCTGCGATAAGTTTATATACACCGAGGTTATAGCGGTTAAAGAGGATGCGCAGCCCGCTATAAGGAAAAAAACATCTGAGGAACTGAAGGGAGACACTCAGCTTGTCAACCTTCTTCGCTCCGCGTTGGAGGCGGCCTCCGACGACACCGGTTGGGCCCAGCTAGGCACCGTCGGCAGCAACATAGCGAAACAGTCTCCTGAGTTCGATCCCAGAAACTACGGGTACGGGAAGTTAGGGGCACTGGCCTCGGCTATAGGTATCTTTGAGGTCGACGAAAGGGTCCAGAGCGATGGTCACTCCAGGGTTATCTATATTCGTAATCTCCCAAAGGGAGGAAAGCCTAAAACGGCCAGAAAACCTAGAAGAAGAAAACAGGGTTAA
- a CDS encoding DMT family transporter codes for MDTLKGVLLAALAGCCWSTLSVVGKVLNDHSANIISVAIVRLIIMVLGWGVGIAIKDRRLLYFPGNKALYLWLSGTVTVFCIYLGYLYSLKYISVPTAVILLYTYPLWTTLASGVFLGERPSWLQMLSSSLIVSGAAIAVGISAITSGPVSPLGICLVLSCAFGMALFSLFGRLSSRGGGMAQETFFLYFHLMALLSMGVLGALTGGLGDILRFTSAQWWGTLVIGLVGSLMGYGVFFLALRKVSASLGSGVATTELVVTLALSAILLGQSPSLWEILGSLVIVIGIGLGVAGEKLKGTSRNSP; via the coding sequence ATGGACACTCTGAAAGGTGTTTTGTTAGCTGCCCTCGCAGGTTGTTGCTGGTCCACGTTAAGCGTTGTCGGTAAGGTCTTAAACGACCATTCGGCGAACATTATATCGGTGGCTATAGTCAGGCTTATCATAATGGTGCTAGGCTGGGGAGTTGGAATAGCCATAAAGGACAGGCGGCTTCTTTATTTCCCGGGAAATAAAGCCCTGTATCTCTGGCTGTCGGGAACCGTGACGGTTTTCTGTATCTATTTGGGCTATCTCTATTCGCTGAAATACATATCGGTTCCCACTGCGGTGATACTGCTCTATACCTATCCCCTTTGGACGACACTTGCCTCCGGCGTGTTTTTAGGCGAGAGGCCCTCTTGGCTCCAGATGCTATCCTCTTCCTTGATAGTATCCGGGGCGGCCATAGCTGTCGGTATCTCGGCGATTACATCGGGCCCTGTCTCCCCTCTAGGAATATGCCTCGTCCTCAGCTGTGCCTTCGGAATGGCCCTATTCTCCCTCTTTGGACGACTGTCCAGCCGGGGAGGGGGCATGGCTCAGGAGACCTTCTTTCTCTACTTCCATCTCATGGCGTTGCTTTCCATGGGCGTATTGGGCGCGTTGACCGGTGGGTTAGGAGATATCTTGAGGTTTACCTCTGCCCAGTGGTGGGGTACCTTGGTTATCGGCCTTGTGGGGTCTTTGATGGGCTACGGTGTATTTTTTCTCGCTCTCAGAAAGGTGTCCGCTTCGCTTGGTAGCGGCGTGGCCACCACCGAGCTTGTGGTTACCCTGGCTTTGTCGGCGATACTTTTAGGCCAGTCTCCTTCGCTCTGGGAGATTTTGGGCAGTCTGGTGATAGTAATTGGAATAGGTCTAGGTGTCGCTGGAGAAAAGCTAAAGGGAACCTCTAGAAACTCACCTTAG
- a CDS encoding fumarylacetoacetate hydrolase family protein, producing MGLRFVAFKKEGVSGVGVLLQDDRVLDVRSVLEDVSSIQALIEGASDDDIALLASATSMVEGYRNYGLSEVVICPPIEKPIHEILCVGVNYLDHLKETKDTVKGFKEATAPVYFSKRAISILGSGDTIELRDDLDDKLDYEVELAVVIGKRGKDIPKEEVEDYIFGYSVFNDISSRSLQKRHGQWFRGKSLDTYTAMGPAILHKSALPFPVKIDVRSYVNDELRQSSNTEMMIADIPSLISELSMGMTLEPGDIVATGTPAGVGMGFSPPKYLKKGDKVVCEISPIGKLVNYID from the coding sequence ATGGGTTTGAGGTTTGTAGCGTTTAAAAAAGAAGGGGTGTCTGGGGTCGGGGTTCTTCTCCAGGATGACCGAGTTCTTGACGTTCGGTCCGTCCTAGAGGATGTTAGCTCCATTCAGGCACTTATAGAGGGAGCTTCCGATGATGATATAGCTCTGCTGGCATCGGCGACCTCTATGGTTGAGGGCTATCGAAATTATGGGTTGTCGGAGGTCGTCATATGTCCTCCGATAGAGAAGCCTATTCACGAGATCCTCTGTGTCGGTGTGAACTACCTGGATCACCTAAAAGAGACCAAGGACACCGTTAAAGGTTTTAAAGAGGCTACAGCTCCGGTCTACTTTTCTAAAAGGGCCATCTCTATCCTTGGATCGGGGGATACCATCGAGCTAAGGGATGACCTGGACGATAAGCTGGACTACGAGGTGGAGCTTGCGGTCGTAATAGGCAAGAGAGGGAAGGATATCCCTAAAGAGGAAGTGGAGGACTATATCTTCGGCTACTCGGTGTTCAACGATATCTCCTCAAGGTCCCTTCAGAAACGTCACGGTCAGTGGTTCAGAGGCAAGAGCCTGGACACCTACACCGCTATGGGTCCGGCCATACTCCATAAATCCGCTCTGCCCTTTCCCGTAAAGATCGACGTGAGGAGCTACGTCAACGACGAGCTCCGGCAGAGCTCCAACACCGAGATGATGATAGCCGACATACCCTCACTGATCTCCGAGCTATCCATGGGAATGACCTTAGAACCAGGGGACATCGTCGCCACTGGGACCCCTGCTGGGGTGGGTATGGGGTTTTCTCCTCCTAAATATCTCAAAAAAGGGGATAAGGTGGTCTGCGAGATCTCACCTATAGGTAAGTTAGTAAATTATATTGATTGA
- a CDS encoding YbjN domain-containing protein — protein MKKFICLLIVCAFLAFGTSAFAELPTVVDRATIQDVVDLLGDEGYRSDIDDENSCTFKIQGYNAQIILYNDGEALQFHASWVNSDATLESLNHWNQNWRFGRAYLDEKGNPHLEVDLDLAGGVTVDRIKDYIRTCQDLIVNFAKEAI, from the coding sequence ATGAAGAAGTTTATCTGTCTGTTAATAGTCTGTGCCTTTTTAGCTTTCGGGACCTCCGCTTTTGCGGAACTCCCCACCGTCGTGGATCGAGCCACGATTCAGGATGTAGTGGATCTTTTGGGCGATGAGGGATACCGGTCCGATATCGACGATGAGAACTCCTGTACCTTTAAAATTCAGGGGTACAACGCTCAGATAATCCTATACAATGACGGCGAGGCTCTACAGTTCCATGCCTCATGGGTGAACTCCGATGCCACTCTGGAAAGCCTAAACCACTGGAATCAAAACTGGCGTTTCGGAAGGGCTTACCTCGACGAGAAGGGCAATCCTCACCTGGAGGTAGATCTGGACCTGGCCGGAGGGGTAACGGTGGACAGAATAAAGGATTATATAAGGACCTGCCAGGATTTGATCGTCAATTTCGCTAAAGAGGCCATATAG
- a CDS encoding aminotransferase class I/II-fold pyridoxal phosphate-dependent enzyme has protein sequence MKIRPFELERYFAKYEFSVKHIMSASDCETMTVAELMTMAGDEGMETWSKLRLHYTEPKGHPDLLKAISETYQGISPDNLITVVPEEGIFLAMNALLEPGDNVVALSPMYQSLLEIPRSIGCSISDWPIVLDGDRWTLDLDLLESLIRPDTKLLAINFPHNPTGFQPTEQEFRQILEIAAKRGIWVFSDEMYRGLEPSPGTRLPSAAEVYPKAISLSGLSKSYGLPGLRMGWLACTDSDMMKEISGLRDYTTICGSAPSEALSILALKCGDRLICRCRGIVAKNTAVASEFFGRHQELFGWIPPMAGSIAFPELRGDTPAEKFFSDVVDRKNLMILPGSVFGAQGNHFRVGLGREDFPECCRIFEEYIEEK, from the coding sequence TTGAAGATTCGCCCGTTTGAGCTGGAACGTTACTTTGCAAAATACGAGTTCTCGGTGAAACACATCATGAGCGCCTCGGACTGCGAGACCATGACAGTAGCGGAGCTTATGACCATGGCAGGGGACGAGGGGATGGAGACGTGGAGCAAGCTGAGGCTACACTACACCGAGCCCAAGGGACACCCCGATCTCCTCAAGGCCATATCGGAGACCTACCAGGGCATATCGCCGGATAACCTCATCACGGTGGTCCCAGAAGAGGGGATCTTCCTGGCTATGAACGCCCTGTTGGAGCCTGGAGACAACGTCGTTGCCCTCTCGCCTATGTATCAGTCCCTGTTGGAGATCCCTAGGTCCATAGGATGCTCCATATCGGATTGGCCTATCGTCCTGGATGGAGATAGGTGGACACTGGACTTAGATCTCCTTGAATCCCTCATAAGGCCCGACACAAAACTTCTAGCCATAAACTTCCCCCACAACCCAACGGGATTTCAGCCGACGGAGCAAGAGTTTAGGCAGATCCTTGAAATAGCTGCTAAAAGAGGTATATGGGTGTTCTCCGACGAAATGTACCGAGGTCTTGAGCCGTCACCTGGGACCCGTCTTCCCTCGGCGGCGGAGGTATATCCCAAGGCGATCAGCCTATCTGGCCTCTCTAAATCATACGGCTTGCCGGGGCTGAGGATGGGGTGGCTCGCCTGTACCGATAGCGATATGATGAAGGAGATATCAGGCCTCAGGGACTACACCACCATATGCGGCTCAGCCCCCTCGGAGGCCCTATCCATACTGGCCTTAAAATGCGGCGACAGACTCATATGCCGGTGTCGAGGGATAGTGGCGAAGAACACCGCCGTGGCATCGGAGTTCTTTGGAAGACACCAGGAGCTTTTCGGATGGATACCTCCCATGGCCGGGTCCATAGCTTTCCCTGAACTTAGGGGAGACACCCCAGCGGAGAAGTTTTTTAGCGACGTGGTGGACAGAAAAAACCTCATGATACTTCCAGGATCGGTTTTCGGGGCCCAGGGCAATCACTTTCGAGTAGGTCTTGGCAGGGAGGACTTCCCCGAATGCTGCCGGATATTTGAGGAATATATCGAGGAAAAATAA
- a CDS encoding L-2-amino-thiazoline-4-carboxylic acid hydrolase, which produces MSDREKNTETLAQYEPAISSLGRFLEEEIALAYSKEEALLISQKARERFKAIAPDLPYIGGKSNPLTENLLGAAYEMGIYEQLESMGMDLEEIGSMNRRALTNYTRWKLTPEIRSMIHSKIMTLQRFQSEAEVSQRKEYPGDWVFSCRAPKEGDDFDFEIEYSSCAIVDLYLKHGNERYLPYICANDYAVFGEMGVFFERSRTIGNGAPVCDFRFKVRGKAPKKVTAIRDLEEFGCRGGLSIATNDIKCYAKALNLKE; this is translated from the coding sequence ATGTCAGATAGGGAGAAAAACACGGAGACCCTGGCTCAGTACGAACCGGCAATATCATCTTTGGGACGTTTTTTAGAGGAGGAAATAGCTCTGGCCTATTCCAAGGAAGAGGCATTGCTAATATCTCAAAAAGCCAGAGAACGATTTAAGGCTATTGCCCCAGATCTGCCCTACATCGGCGGAAAGTCAAATCCCCTAACGGAAAACCTGCTGGGAGCCGCCTACGAGATGGGCATATACGAACAGCTCGAATCGATGGGGATGGATCTCGAGGAGATAGGTTCCATGAACAGGAGGGCTCTGACCAACTACACCAGGTGGAAATTGACCCCTGAGATACGGTCCATGATCCACTCTAAAATCATGACACTACAGAGGTTCCAGTCTGAGGCGGAGGTCTCTCAAAGGAAGGAGTATCCTGGAGACTGGGTCTTTTCTTGCAGGGCGCCGAAGGAGGGCGACGACTTCGATTTTGAGATAGAGTACAGCTCCTGTGCTATCGTAGACCTCTACCTTAAACACGGCAACGAGAGATATCTACCTTACATCTGCGCAAACGACTACGCGGTATTCGGCGAGATGGGAGTGTTTTTTGAGAGATCAAGGACCATAGGAAACGGAGCCCCTGTCTGCGATTTTAGGTTTAAGGTAAGGGGGAAAGCTCCCAAAAAAGTGACCGCCATCAGGGATCTTGAGGAGTTCGGCTGTCGAGGTGGTTTATCGATCGCGACAAATGACATAAAATGCTATGCGAAAGCCCTAAACCTAAAGGAGTGA
- a CDS encoding class I SAM-dependent methyltransferase codes for MSNRMSALPTTMLITLWAKATESSMARPLLRDPKAIEIMKAVDFDFSVFDGCWKSQVGVAVRSAILDRETKRFLKKHRDGAVVNLGAGLDSRLERLGAKDITWYDLDLPEGIEMRRNFFDETENRRFIAKSVFDFSWMDEIKTEGGPVLFIAEGLLMYFPEKQVHRLFVELAKRFPDGEMLFESTAPFVVGKARFHDSLSKVDEIPEFLWGPKAPEVVSSWSPGIVFVDKWNFFDYAKSRWGWMRFARHLPVLGKSMSCHIVKVRFTPKKRLKNVR; via the coding sequence ATGAGCAATAGAATGTCGGCACTACCAACTACCATGTTGATAACTCTCTGGGCAAAGGCTACCGAGAGTTCCATGGCAAGGCCCCTGCTGAGGGATCCCAAGGCGATAGAGATAATGAAGGCGGTGGATTTCGATTTTTCGGTGTTCGATGGATGCTGGAAGTCCCAGGTGGGGGTAGCGGTTAGGTCAGCCATACTGGACCGAGAGACCAAGAGGTTCTTGAAAAAACATCGAGACGGGGCAGTGGTGAACCTGGGAGCGGGGTTGGACTCCCGCCTGGAGAGGCTAGGGGCAAAGGACATCACGTGGTACGACCTAGACCTCCCTGAAGGCATAGAGATGAGAAGAAACTTTTTCGACGAGACCGAAAATCGACGGTTTATAGCCAAATCGGTGTTCGACTTTTCCTGGATGGACGAGATCAAGACCGAAGGGGGTCCCGTGCTTTTCATAGCCGAAGGACTTTTGATGTATTTCCCCGAGAAACAGGTCCACAGGCTCTTCGTAGAGCTGGCAAAAAGGTTTCCCGATGGAGAGATGCTGTTCGAGTCTACCGCCCCCTTCGTGGTCGGCAAGGCCCGGTTTCACGACTCACTGTCCAAGGTTGATGAGATCCCGGAATTCCTGTGGGGGCCGAAAGCCCCAGAGGTGGTCTCTTCCTGGTCTCCCGGGATAGTCTTCGTCGATAAGTGGAATTTCTTCGACTACGCCAAGTCTCGATGGGGCTGGATGAGGTTTGCGAGGCATCTGCCTGTCCTGGGCAAATCAATGTCCTGCCACATAGTGAAGGTCAGGTTTACACCCAAAAAGAGGCTTAAAAATGTCAGATAG
- a CDS encoding TIGR00366 family protein, whose protein sequence is MASQVGEEKGGSGKRKFSLPHVYVLLVSLTILAAIGSWILPAGEFSREMSETINRTVVVPGSFKEIASTPVGPFQTFIAIQKGLVDAAEVFFFVFLAYASWFVVLETKALNAFIGWLLRLFKDKSDYILVVFVYIFGMSASVFGMFEETFGFLPLFVGMAIAMGYDAIVGLATVGMAVGIGYTAAVMNPFTVILAQNFAGIPLLSGWAFRVVTWFVMETLACWWILRYAKRVKEDPSKSYMAGVDMGDLQLDHDELINTQFDSRTRSVCVVVILSIAALVWGVTQRGWYFNELSGLFIVMGILSGLVGGFNPNKLADVYVKGLRDIVFGCMIIGLSRGVLVVMREGHIVDTVVYYLSLPLQDLPRWLAAEGMLVVQNLINFVIPSGSGQAVVTMPIMAPLSDVLGISRQIAVLAFQFGDGLSNLLWPTALIPIMCAIAHVPLDKWYRFFIPFFLIALAFQGIFIAAAVALGI, encoded by the coding sequence ATGGCGTCTCAGGTAGGAGAGGAAAAGGGTGGTTCGGGAAAGAGGAAATTTTCTCTTCCCCACGTGTACGTTCTCTTGGTTTCGCTGACTATTTTGGCTGCCATAGGGAGTTGGATTCTTCCTGCGGGAGAGTTCTCCAGGGAGATGAGCGAGACCATCAACAGGACGGTGGTGGTCCCAGGGTCGTTCAAAGAAATAGCTTCGACCCCGGTTGGTCCGTTCCAGACCTTTATCGCGATACAGAAGGGTTTGGTGGACGCAGCAGAGGTATTTTTCTTCGTCTTTTTGGCTTATGCATCCTGGTTTGTCGTGCTTGAGACCAAGGCTCTTAACGCCTTCATCGGCTGGTTGCTCCGTCTCTTCAAGGACAAGAGCGACTATATTTTGGTGGTCTTCGTCTATATTTTCGGCATGTCCGCATCGGTTTTCGGTATGTTCGAGGAGACCTTCGGTTTTCTTCCCCTGTTCGTTGGGATGGCTATAGCCATGGGGTACGACGCGATAGTAGGCCTTGCGACCGTGGGGATGGCGGTCGGTATAGGCTATACCGCCGCGGTCATGAACCCTTTCACCGTCATATTGGCCCAGAACTTTGCCGGCATTCCTCTTCTCTCTGGATGGGCCTTCAGGGTGGTTACCTGGTTCGTCATGGAGACCTTGGCCTGTTGGTGGATACTGCGCTACGCTAAGAGGGTCAAAGAGGATCCATCAAAGAGTTACATGGCTGGAGTTGACATGGGAGACCTTCAGCTCGACCACGATGAGCTGATAAACACCCAGTTCGACTCCAGGACAAGGTCGGTCTGTGTGGTGGTAATTCTCTCTATCGCAGCACTGGTTTGGGGCGTAACCCAAAGAGGATGGTACTTTAACGAGCTTTCGGGCCTATTTATCGTGATGGGGATACTCTCCGGCTTGGTGGGCGGTTTTAACCCCAATAAGCTGGCCGACGTGTACGTCAAGGGTTTAAGGGATATAGTCTTCGGCTGTATGATAATCGGTCTTTCCAGGGGAGTCCTCGTCGTGATGAGGGAGGGTCATATAGTGGATACGGTTGTATATTACCTCTCCCTTCCCCTTCAGGACCTCCCTCGTTGGCTTGCCGCCGAGGGAATGTTGGTTGTTCAGAACCTGATCAACTTTGTGATCCCTTCCGGCAGCGGTCAGGCTGTGGTTACAATGCCCATAATGGCGCCTCTCTCCGACGTGCTTGGCATCAGCCGTCAGATCGCGGTGTTGGCTTTCCAGTTTGGGGACGGCCTTTCCAACCTGCTATGGCCCACCGCCCTTATCCCCATCATGTGCGCCATAGCTCACGTTCCTCTGGATAAATGGTATCGCTTCTTTATACCGTTTTTCCTGATTGCTCTGGCGTTTCAGGGGATATTCATAGCGGCAGCAGTGGCCTTGGGGATCTAG
- a CDS encoding M20 family metallopeptidase, giving the protein MSIDYSDAVRRLDERIDRFFPEAKDLSDWMAANPELSGEEFKATDRIVQVLAREGYDVERPYGGLPTAFNASCGKGDSKVAIMVECDALPGLGHGCGHCVHGSMSVLAGLGLIGLADDLGGSIHVIGTPAEETDGAKCSMAESGLFDGYDLAIMIHSCGGFSTTAFRSLAMDGYRFTFKGRASHAAGAPWEGKNALNGVQLMFHAVDMLRQHTIPEARMHGVFDYGGAAPNIVPDRAVCRFEFRAPTRSYLDGLTSRCLDCARGAALATGTEVSWEKFESSFDEMIPNQPGESMIGEIYSELGIPFDPPVDPTGSTDVGNVSQRCPALQPLLAITPDRYALHTVEFAESVTGPEAHEALLLGAKVIGRAVIKTILDREFAESMRQVIPKK; this is encoded by the coding sequence ATGTCCATAGACTATTCCGACGCGGTCCGTAGGTTGGACGAGAGGATAGACCGATTTTTCCCCGAGGCAAAGGACCTGTCGGACTGGATGGCCGCCAACCCGGAGCTTTCGGGGGAGGAGTTTAAGGCGACGGATAGAATAGTCCAGGTCCTAGCCAGAGAGGGCTACGACGTGGAGAGGCCCTACGGCGGGCTCCCCACGGCCTTTAATGCTTCCTGCGGAAAGGGAGACTCCAAGGTCGCTATTATGGTCGAGTGTGACGCCTTGCCTGGGCTTGGCCATGGCTGTGGGCACTGCGTTCACGGCTCCATGTCGGTTCTGGCGGGACTGGGCCTGATAGGCCTTGCGGACGACTTAGGCGGATCGATCCACGTCATAGGCACTCCCGCTGAGGAGACCGACGGGGCTAAGTGCTCCATGGCGGAATCGGGCCTTTTCGATGGCTACGACCTGGCCATAATGATACATTCCTGCGGGGGATTCAGCACGACCGCTTTTCGCTCCCTCGCAATGGACGGATACAGGTTTACCTTCAAGGGCAGGGCCTCCCACGCGGCAGGAGCTCCATGGGAGGGCAAAAACGCTCTTAACGGGGTCCAATTGATGTTTCACGCCGTGGATATGCTGAGGCAGCACACGATCCCCGAGGCAAGAATGCACGGAGTATTCGACTACGGCGGAGCGGCCCCCAACATAGTGCCCGACCGGGCGGTATGTCGATTTGAGTTCAGGGCCCCCACCAGGAGCTATCTGGACGGTCTGACCTCTCGCTGTCTCGACTGTGCCAGAGGTGCTGCACTGGCAACCGGAACCGAGGTCTCGTGGGAAAAGTTCGAGTCCAGCTTCGACGAGATGATCCCCAACCAGCCCGGAGAGTCCATGATAGGGGAGATCTATAGCGAGTTGGGCATCCCCTTCGACCCTCCGGTGGATCCCACAGGGTCTACCGACGTGGGCAACGTCTCCCAGAGGTGCCCTGCACTCCAGCCCTTGCTCGCTATAACTCCAGACAGGTATGCCCTTCATACGGTTGAGTTTGCCGAGTCCGTCACTGGCCCAGAGGCCCACGAGGCCCTTTTATTGGGAGCCAAGGTTATCGGCAGGGCAGTCATAAAGACTATCCTTGACAGGGAATTCGCCGAATCCATGAGACAGGTAATACCTAAAAAGTAA
- the corA gene encoding magnesium/cobalt transporter CorA: MSTGKKRRREKLSQRRAKTSTAPGTPIFVGERKMDDVCIDIMSYDQDRVVELKDVPVQELPDTSDEGTVTWINVSGVHDLGIVEAIGRKFNLHPLTVEDIVNTTQRPKAEVFPEYLFVVLKMISYDDEAKCIDVEHVSLILGNGYVISFLEDEGDVFDMVRERIRLSNGMMVSLKSDYLAYALIDSVVDHYFLAVEKVGDLTEDMDDRLLSDPQPGDLQEIHRLKRDILILRKSVWPLREGIGIMEKNGTSFFHPETKVFLRDLYDHTIQVIDMVEALRDLLGGMHDTYLSSVSNRMNEVMKVLTIIATVFIPVTFIAGVYGMNFRYMPELEWRWGYPLVWAVMIGIGGAMVVFFRRKKWL; the protein is encoded by the coding sequence ATGAGCACGGGGAAAAAACGAAGAAGAGAGAAGCTATCCCAGCGGAGGGCTAAGACCAGCACCGCACCGGGAACCCCTATATTTGTCGGGGAGCGCAAAATGGACGACGTCTGTATAGACATTATGAGCTACGATCAGGATCGGGTGGTGGAGCTTAAAGACGTCCCGGTACAGGAGCTCCCTGATACGTCCGACGAAGGAACAGTAACCTGGATAAACGTCAGCGGCGTTCACGACCTAGGGATAGTGGAGGCTATAGGGCGAAAGTTTAACCTCCACCCCTTGACCGTCGAGGACATAGTGAACACCACCCAGAGGCCTAAGGCGGAGGTCTTCCCGGAGTATCTCTTTGTGGTCCTGAAGATGATCAGCTACGACGACGAGGCGAAGTGTATCGATGTAGAACACGTCAGCCTCATATTGGGGAACGGCTACGTCATATCCTTTTTAGAGGACGAGGGGGATGTCTTCGACATGGTTAGAGAGAGGATAAGGCTATCGAACGGCATGATGGTGAGCCTCAAATCCGATTACCTCGCCTACGCCCTCATCGATTCGGTGGTGGACCATTATTTTCTGGCTGTGGAGAAGGTCGGGGATCTCACGGAGGACATGGACGACCGTCTTCTGAGCGATCCCCAACCAGGAGACCTACAGGAGATACACAGGTTGAAAAGGGATATTTTAATACTTAGAAAGTCGGTCTGGCCCCTGAGGGAGGGCATAGGTATTATGGAGAAGAACGGGACGTCATTCTTCCATCCAGAAACCAAGGTCTTCCTGAGGGACCTTTACGACCACACTATACAGGTCATCGATATGGTGGAGGCCCTGAGAGACCTGTTAGGCGGTATGCACGATACGTATCTCTCAAGCGTCAGCAACCGTATGAACGAGGTCATGAAAGTTCTCACCATCATAGCCACGGTGTTTATCCCGGTTACCTTCATCGCAGGGGTCTACGGCATGAACTTTCGGTATATGCCCGAGCTGGAGTGGAGGTGGGGATACCCTCTTGTGTGGGCTGTCATGATAGGGATCGGGGGCGCTATGGTCGTCTTCTTTAGGCGAAAAAAGTGGCTGTAG